The following are encoded together in the Streptomyces flavofungini genome:
- a CDS encoding ABC transporter permease: protein MSTNSYAVRDSMTMLRRNLKHAQRYPSMTVSVVAMPILMLLLFVYVFGGALGGGIDIPGVGGGGDRGDYTNYVTPGILLMAITSGAVSTAVAVCSDMTEGIINRFRTMAISRASVLVGHVVGNVVQTLISLVLVIGVALVVGFRPNANVVEWVAAIGLLVFLAFALAWISAAIGLGSDSVETASNAPMPLTFLPFLGSAVVTPDSMPAGIRWFAEYQPFTPMNETLRGLMLGTEIGNDAWIALAWLAGLSILGYLWAKASFNKDAKR, encoded by the coding sequence ATGAGCACCAACTCGTACGCCGTGCGTGACTCGATGACGATGCTGCGCCGCAACCTCAAGCACGCGCAGCGCTACCCGTCGATGACGGTCTCGGTCGTCGCGATGCCGATCCTGATGCTGCTGCTGTTCGTGTACGTCTTCGGCGGCGCGCTGGGCGGGGGGATCGACATCCCCGGGGTCGGTGGCGGCGGGGACCGCGGTGACTACACCAATTACGTCACGCCCGGCATCCTGCTGATGGCGATCACCTCTGGTGCGGTGTCGACGGCGGTGGCGGTGTGCTCGGACATGACCGAGGGCATCATCAACCGGTTCCGGACCATGGCGATCTCGCGGGCGTCGGTTCTGGTGGGGCATGTGGTGGGCAATGTGGTGCAGACGCTGATCAGTCTGGTCCTGGTCATCGGTGTGGCGCTGGTGGTGGGTTTCCGTCCGAACGCGAACGTGGTGGAGTGGGTGGCCGCGATCGGTCTGCTGGTCTTCCTGGCCTTCGCGCTGGCGTGGATCTCGGCGGCGATCGGTCTGGGTTCGGACAGTGTGGAGACGGCGTCGAACGCGCCGATGCCGCTGACGTTCCTGCCCTTCCTGGGTTCGGCGGTGGTGACGCCGGACTCGATGCCGGCGGGGATCCGCTGGTTCGCGGAGTACCAGCCCTTCACGCCGATGAACGAGACCCTGCGCGGTCTGATGCTGGGCACCGAGATCGGCAACGACGCCTGGATCGCCCTGGCCTGGCTCGCGGGCCTGTCGATCCTGGGCTACCTGTGGGCCAAGGCCTCCTTCAACAAGGACGCCAAGCGCTGA
- a CDS encoding nuclear transport factor 2 family protein — protein MYAAEAEYLAAGGPGEASFDLLAPCFSPDVVLRQADWLPYGGVWRGHAGMERFFVAMSRVWAAFDMVEQEFLATGATAVVRTRVHAVARATGRELTFPVLQTIKVADGLITEVDPFYWDTGAVAEACAVPGD, from the coding sequence ATGTACGCCGCCGAGGCCGAGTACCTGGCCGCCGGCGGCCCCGGCGAGGCCTCCTTCGACCTGCTCGCGCCCTGCTTCTCGCCGGACGTCGTCCTGCGCCAGGCCGACTGGCTGCCCTACGGCGGCGTCTGGCGCGGGCACGCCGGGATGGAGCGGTTCTTCGTCGCGATGAGCCGGGTGTGGGCGGCCTTCGACATGGTGGAGCAGGAGTTCCTGGCCACGGGCGCGACCGCCGTCGTACGCACCCGGGTGCACGCGGTCGCCCGTGCCACCGGACGTGAACTCACCTTCCCCGTCCTGCAGACGATCAAGGTCGCGGACGGCCTGATCACCGAGGTCGACCCCTTCTACTGGGACACGGGAGCCGTCGCCGAGGCCTGCGCGGTGCCGGGGGACTGA